One window of the Roseovarius sp. THAF9 genome contains the following:
- the crtD gene encoding 1-hydroxycarotenoid 3,4-desaturase CrtD gives MTQSSHPASDAPHAAIIGAGIGGLATAARLVGAGLRVTILERHSHPGGKMRTLPSDAGPVDTGPTVLTMRPVFEDLFAALGTRLTDHVTLHRQHLIARHFWPDGSTLDLFDDPARNIDAVAAFAGARAGRQMRSFSDRARALLEGFDAPVMQSPEPTLAALTSHVLRHPHLIRQMAPNKTLAQLLDSSFDDPRLRQLFGRYATYVGGSPYHVPALLALIWQAEISGVWVVEGGLNRLAQALADAITQAGATIHYDTNVDRIFTEKGRAIGVTLQGGTYMIANAVVFNGDPRALTTGALGPGLDRVAPQTTEIARSLSAEVWAFAAKPSGPDLAHHNVFFRADPKPEFDALMQGRRIPDPTLYVCAMDRGLPTAPPALERFEIIANAPPLQGHAGPEEFTACQTRTFQTLARFGLGFDPLPRQDALTTPSGFDQLFPESRGSLYGQSPHGTLAAFQRPTARTPVKGLYLAGGGVHPGAGVPMAALSGKHAAEAILTDPISTSPSRPTAMHGGMSTA, from the coding sequence ATGACACAATCGAGCCACCCGGCCTCAGACGCGCCTCACGCCGCAATCATCGGCGCAGGGATTGGCGGGCTGGCCACTGCCGCGCGCCTCGTTGGCGCCGGGCTACGCGTCACAATTCTGGAACGCCACAGTCACCCCGGCGGCAAGATGCGCACCCTGCCCTCGGACGCCGGCCCTGTGGATACCGGCCCCACCGTCCTGACCATGCGCCCGGTGTTCGAGGATCTCTTCGCCGCCCTTGGCACGCGCCTGACCGATCACGTCACCCTGCACCGTCAGCACCTGATCGCCCGCCATTTCTGGCCCGACGGCAGCACGCTCGACCTCTTTGACGACCCGGCGCGCAACATCGACGCTGTCGCCGCCTTCGCCGGCGCTCGTGCAGGGCGGCAGATGCGCAGCTTCTCCGACCGCGCCCGCGCCCTTTTAGAGGGATTCGACGCACCGGTGATGCAATCCCCCGAACCAACGCTGGCCGCCCTCACCTCCCATGTCCTGCGTCACCCGCACCTCATCCGCCAGATGGCCCCGAACAAGACGCTTGCGCAGCTGCTGGACTCCAGTTTCGACGACCCGCGCCTGAGGCAGCTCTTCGGCCGCTACGCCACCTATGTCGGCGGCTCGCCCTACCACGTGCCCGCCCTTCTGGCGCTGATCTGGCAGGCCGAGATATCCGGCGTCTGGGTGGTCGAGGGCGGCCTGAACCGGCTGGCCCAGGCACTGGCCGACGCAATCACCCAAGCCGGCGCCACCATCCACTACGACACCAATGTCGACCGTATCTTCACCGAAAAGGGCCGCGCCATCGGCGTCACTTTGCAGGGCGGCACCTACATGATCGCCAACGCAGTTGTCTTCAACGGCGACCCGAGGGCGCTGACCACAGGCGCGCTCGGCCCCGGCCTCGATCGCGTGGCGCCACAAACCACCGAAATAGCCCGCAGTCTTTCAGCCGAGGTCTGGGCCTTCGCCGCCAAGCCATCGGGGCCGGATCTCGCCCATCACAACGTCTTTTTCCGCGCCGACCCAAAGCCCGAGTTCGATGCGCTGATGCAGGGCCGCCGCATCCCCGACCCCACGCTTTATGTCTGCGCCATGGATCGCGGCCTTCCCACCGCGCCGCCCGCGCTTGAACGGTTCGAGATCATCGCCAACGCCCCACCCCTGCAAGGCCACGCCGGCCCAGAGGAGTTCACCGCATGTCAGACACGCACCTTCCAAACGCTGGCCCGTTTCGGTCTCGGCTTCGACCCCTTGCCGAGGCAGGACGCACTGACCACGCCCTCGGGCTTCGACCAACTGTTTCCCGAGAGCAGAGGATCCCTCTACGGGCAAAGCCCGCATGGAACGTTGGCGGCGTTCCAACGCCCGACGGCGCGGACGCCGGTCAAGGGCCTCTACCTGGCGGGGGGCGGGGTGCATCCGGGGGCGGGGGTGCCGATGGCAGCCCTCTCCGGCAAGCATGCGGCCGAGGCGATACTGACGGACCCAATTTCAACCTCGCCGTCCCGCCCAACGGCTATGCATGGTGGTATGTCGACGGCCTGA
- a CDS encoding polyprenyl synthetase family protein, with amino-acid sequence MPLSQRIDAAVLRALDMTQGQEAPAQLSEALGYACLPGGARIRPTILMSVAMACGDDRPALSDAAAAALEVIHCASLVHDDLPCFDDAELRRGKPSVHKAYSQPLAVLTGDSLIILAFDILARAAEEDPVRGLRLIRALATRTGMPGGICAGQGWESEREVDLVAYHRSKTAALFIAATEMGAISAGHDAEPWGDLGALIGEAFQVADDLRDAVLDEKTLGKPVGQDDLHGRPNAVAEYGVEGAVARLKDILAGAIASIPSCPGEAALAEMVRLQAQAIMPKMPAGYRV; translated from the coding sequence ATGCCCCTCTCGCAGCGAATTGATGCCGCCGTTCTGCGCGCGCTGGATATGACGCAAGGACAGGAGGCGCCGGCGCAACTCAGCGAGGCGCTAGGCTATGCCTGCCTTCCGGGCGGGGCGCGCATTCGACCGACGATCCTGATGTCCGTGGCGATGGCCTGTGGCGACGACCGGCCCGCGCTGAGCGATGCGGCGGCAGCGGCGCTGGAGGTGATCCATTGTGCGTCGCTGGTACATGACGACCTGCCCTGTTTCGACGATGCAGAACTGCGACGCGGCAAGCCGTCTGTGCATAAGGCCTATTCGCAGCCGTTGGCTGTGCTTACGGGTGACAGCCTGATCATACTGGCATTTGATATCCTGGCGCGGGCCGCCGAAGAGGACCCGGTGCGGGGCTTGCGCCTGATACGGGCGCTTGCAACGCGGACTGGCATGCCCGGGGGGATCTGCGCCGGGCAAGGCTGGGAAAGCGAGCGGGAAGTGGACCTTGTGGCCTATCATCGCTCGAAGACGGCAGCACTTTTCATCGCGGCGACGGAGATGGGCGCGATTTCGGCGGGGCATGATGCGGAGCCTTGGGGCGACCTTGGAGCGTTGATCGGCGAGGCCTTCCAGGTGGCGGACGATCTGCGCGATGCCGTGTTGGACGAAAAGACCTTGGGCAAGCCGGTGGGGCAGGACGATCTGCACGGGCGTCCCAACGCGGTTGCGGAATACGGCGTCGAAGGCGCCGTGGCGCGGTTGAAGGATATTCTGGCGGGGGCGATTGCCTCGATCCCGTCCTGCCCGGGCGAGGCGGCGCTGGCCGAGATGGTACGCCTGCAGGCGCAAGCGATCATGCCGAAGATGCCCGCCGGGTACCGGGTGTAA
- a CDS encoding acetylserotonin O-methyltransferase, whose protein sequence is MRRRAGIAGWLNRQVAKPGFQNFASALPFGKRMAGRDGAEIFDLLQGFVASQVLGALVETGILRALLDGPRSAELLGFRHDVPADRMEQLLRAGAALGLLKRRRDGAYALARKGAAILGVPGLENMIRHNSAFYADMADPMALLRGEGDTRLARFWPYVFGAEGEVAPDVADRYSTLMAESQVLVARDTLKMLPLKGTQTVMDVGGGSGVFLSEVLRRNKAARGILFDLPEVMPQAEARLAQLELRDRIEVRGGSFRDGALPVGADTVSLIRVLYDHADDTVSDLLRKAFVALPPGGRLIVSEPMSGGDAPERAGDVYFAFYTMAMGTGRVRSQARIAEMCRAAGFEDVVMPKPIRPFITTALACRKPG, encoded by the coding sequence ATGCGGCGGCGCGCCGGCATTGCGGGCTGGCTGAACCGACAGGTCGCCAAACCGGGATTTCAGAATTTCGCCAGCGCCTTGCCGTTCGGCAAGCGTATGGCAGGCCGCGATGGCGCGGAGATTTTCGATCTTTTACAGGGGTTCGTGGCCTCCCAAGTGCTGGGCGCGCTGGTCGAGACCGGGATCCTGCGTGCATTGCTGGACGGGCCGCGCAGTGCCGAGTTGTTGGGGTTCCGGCATGACGTGCCGGCCGACAGGATGGAACAGCTGTTGCGGGCAGGTGCTGCGCTGGGGCTGTTGAAGCGGCGGCGCGACGGAGCCTATGCGCTGGCGCGGAAGGGTGCTGCGATCCTGGGTGTGCCGGGGCTGGAGAACATGATCCGGCACAATTCCGCGTTCTATGCCGACATGGCCGATCCCATGGCGCTGCTGCGCGGCGAAGGCGACACGCGTCTGGCGCGGTTCTGGCCTTACGTTTTTGGCGCAGAGGGCGAGGTCGCGCCGGATGTGGCGGACAGGTACTCGACGTTGATGGCAGAAAGCCAGGTGCTGGTCGCCCGTGACACGCTGAAGATGCTGCCCTTGAAGGGCACGCAGACAGTGATGGACGTGGGCGGCGGATCGGGCGTGTTCCTGTCCGAAGTGCTGCGGCGGAACAAGGCTGCGCGGGGAATTCTGTTCGATTTGCCCGAGGTGATGCCGCAGGCCGAGGCCCGGTTGGCACAGCTGGAGCTGCGGGACCGGATCGAGGTGCGCGGCGGCAGTTTCAGGGACGGGGCGTTGCCCGTAGGGGCGGACACGGTCAGCTTGATCCGGGTGCTTTACGATCATGCGGACGACACGGTGTCGGACCTGTTGCGCAAGGCATTCGTGGCCTTGCCGCCAGGCGGACGGCTGATCGTGTCCGAGCCGATGTCGGGTGGCGACGCGCCCGAGCGAGCGGGCGACGTCTATTTTGCATTCTACACGATGGCGATGGGCACCGGGCGCGTGCGGTCGCAGGCGCGGATCGCCGAGATGTGCCGGGCGGCGGGCTTCGAAGATGTTGTGATGCCCAAACCGATCCGCCCGTTCATCACCACCGCGCTGGCCTGCCGCAAGCCCGGCTGA
- the bchC gene encoding chlorophyll synthesis pathway protein BchC, translated as METRAVFLNGPKDLHMDTLPLKQPGPADIVVDIAHSGISTGTEKLFWTGEMPPFPGSGYPLVPGYEAAGEVVEAGPESGFRTGEIVFVPGADCFDGAFGLFGGAASRLVTPADRVTRIDSTLGAEGALLALAATARHAMAGLDKRVPELIVGHGVLGRLLARLTIAAGAPAPVVWETDPARRGGADGYEVIAPDDDARRDYRAIYDASGNAGILNDLIGRLTKGGEIVLAGFYPGGLSFAFPPAFMREARLRIAAEWAREDLAAVGALLDSGALSLGGLITHNAPAEQAEDAYRTAFEEASCLKMILNWKDAA; from the coding sequence TTGGAGACGCGCGCCGTATTCCTGAATGGTCCGAAAGACCTGCACATGGACACGCTGCCGCTCAAGCAGCCGGGCCCTGCGGATATTGTCGTGGACATTGCCCATTCGGGGATCTCGACCGGCACCGAAAAACTGTTCTGGACCGGTGAGATGCCGCCCTTTCCGGGCTCGGGCTATCCGCTGGTGCCGGGGTATGAGGCCGCGGGCGAGGTGGTCGAGGCGGGGCCGGAAAGTGGCTTCAGGACAGGAGAGATAGTGTTCGTGCCGGGAGCGGATTGCTTTGACGGTGCGTTTGGCCTGTTCGGCGGAGCGGCGAGCCGGTTGGTGACGCCTGCCGACAGAGTGACGCGAATCGATTCGACGCTGGGCGCGGAGGGCGCATTGCTGGCCCTGGCCGCGACCGCGCGGCACGCGATGGCCGGATTGGACAAGCGCGTGCCCGAGCTGATTGTCGGGCATGGGGTGCTGGGCCGCCTTTTGGCGCGGCTGACGATTGCCGCCGGAGCGCCGGCGCCTGTGGTCTGGGAAACCGATCCGGCGCGGCGCGGCGGTGCCGACGGCTATGAGGTGATCGCGCCCGACGACGACGCGCGCCGCGATTACCGCGCGATTTACGACGCCTCGGGCAATGCCGGTATTCTGAACGACCTGATCGGACGGCTGACCAAGGGTGGCGAGATCGTGCTGGCGGGGTTCTATCCCGGCGGCCTGAGCTTTGCCTTTCCGCCCGCCTTCATGCGCGAGGCGCGGTTGCGCATCGCTGCGGAATGGGCGCGCGAGGACCTTGCCGCCGTGGGCGCGCTGCTGGACAGCGGTGCGCTGAGCCTGGGTGGGCTGATCACTCACAATGCCCCGGCCGAGCAGGCCGAGGACGCGTACAGGACGGCCTTTGAAGAGGCGTCGTGCCTGAAAATGATACTCAACTGGAAGGACGCCGCGTGA
- a CDS encoding chlorophyllide a reductase iron protein subunit X produces MKDDIPNLKDFDKRLRDEAGEEPSLEVPQGEPTSKTQIIAIYGKGGIGKSFTLANLSHMMAEQGKRVLLIGCDPKSDTTSLLFGGKACPTIIETSTKKNLAGEQVKIGDVCFKRGGVFAMELGGPEVGRGCGGRGIIHGFELLEKLGFHDWDFDYVLLDFLGDVVCGGFGLPIARDMAQKVILVASNDLQSLYVANNVCSAVEYFRKLGGNVGVAGLVVNKDDHSGEAQAFAEAVDIPVLAAIPQDDDLRKKSANYQIVGTEKSQWGSLFAGLAEAVGAAPPVRPEPLDQDGLLALFDGSDTGEGVTLEPATDEDMRGKNAAPKESLEVVYDDA; encoded by the coding sequence GTGAAGGACGACATCCCGAATCTGAAGGATTTCGACAAACGCCTGCGGGACGAGGCCGGCGAGGAGCCGAGCCTGGAAGTGCCACAGGGCGAGCCCACCAGCAAGACGCAGATCATCGCGATCTATGGCAAGGGGGGGATCGGCAAGTCGTTCACCCTGGCCAACCTGAGCCACATGATGGCCGAACAGGGCAAGCGTGTGCTGCTGATCGGGTGCGACCCGAAATCGGATACGACGAGCCTGCTGTTCGGCGGCAAGGCGTGTCCGACGATTATCGAGACCTCGACCAAGAAAAACCTTGCCGGCGAGCAGGTGAAGATCGGCGACGTGTGCTTCAAGCGTGGCGGGGTTTTTGCCATGGAGCTTGGTGGGCCCGAAGTCGGCCGCGGCTGTGGCGGACGCGGGATCATCCACGGGTTCGAGCTGCTGGAAAAGCTGGGCTTCCATGACTGGGACTTCGATTATGTCCTGCTGGATTTCCTGGGTGACGTGGTGTGCGGGGGCTTCGGCCTGCCGATTGCCCGCGACATGGCGCAGAAGGTGATTTTGGTGGCGTCGAACGACCTGCAGTCGCTTTACGTGGCCAACAACGTGTGCTCGGCGGTGGAGTATTTCCGCAAGCTGGGCGGCAATGTCGGCGTCGCAGGGCTGGTGGTCAACAAGGACGACCATTCGGGCGAGGCGCAGGCCTTTGCCGAAGCGGTCGACATCCCCGTTCTGGCCGCGATCCCGCAGGATGACGACCTGCGCAAGAAGTCGGCCAATTACCAGATTGTAGGCACCGAGAAGAGCCAGTGGGGCAGCCTTTTTGCCGGGCTGGCCGAGGCCGTGGGCGCCGCGCCGCCCGTGCGGCCGGAGCCGCTGGATCAGGACGGTTTGCTGGCGCTCTTCGACGGGTCGGACACCGGCGAGGGCGTCACGCTGGAGCCTGCGACGGACGAGGACATGCGCGGCAAGAACGCCGCGCCCAAGGAAAGCCTGGAGGTGGTCTATGACGACGCCTGA
- the bchY gene encoding chlorophyllide a reductase subunit Y, producing the protein MSDEVTYDDAGKAEVIRGKAREDAPELTGDPGLGCHSGNEMEKAARMAGQSDLLDQYARDYPQGPHDKPQSMCPAFGSLRVGLRMKRVATVLSGSACCVYGLTFVSHFYGARRSVGYVPFNSETLVTGKLFEDIRDSVHELADPDRFDAVVVTNLCVPTASGVPLRLLPKEINGVRIVGIDVPGFGIPTHAEAKDVLAGAMLNYARQEIKAGPVAAPDGGVSDRPTVTLLGEMFPADPVMIGQMLAPMGLAAGPVVPCREWRELYAALDCGAVAAIHPFYTAAVREFEAAGRPVVGSAPVGRDGTAAWLSAIGDAFGVPADKVAQAQNAFLPAIEAALGAKKIDGTITLSGYEGSELLVARLLIESGAHVPYVGTACAKSPWSADDAAWLEAKGTKVQYRASLEDDCAAMEAIKPDLAIGTTPVVQKAKELGVPGLYFTNLISARPLMGPAGAGSLAEVVNAAIANKGRMDRMRAFFEGVGEGDTAGVWEGQPNVREDFRATNQKKLEKAARAKKAQEMI; encoded by the coding sequence ATGAGCGATGAAGTCACATATGACGATGCCGGCAAGGCCGAGGTCATTCGCGGGAAGGCGCGCGAGGACGCGCCGGAGCTGACGGGTGATCCGGGGCTGGGATGCCATTCCGGTAACGAGATGGAGAAAGCCGCGCGCATGGCCGGGCAGAGCGATCTGCTGGATCAATATGCGCGCGACTATCCGCAAGGTCCGCACGACAAGCCGCAAAGCATGTGTCCCGCTTTCGGCAGCTTGCGGGTGGGCCTGCGGATGAAACGCGTGGCGACCGTGCTGAGCGGGTCGGCCTGTTGTGTGTATGGTCTGACTTTTGTGAGCCATTTCTACGGCGCGCGGCGGTCGGTGGGTTATGTGCCGTTCAATTCCGAGACGCTGGTCACTGGCAAGTTGTTCGAGGACATCCGGGACTCTGTGCACGAGTTGGCTGATCCGGACCGGTTTGATGCGGTCGTGGTGACGAACCTGTGCGTGCCGACCGCGAGCGGCGTGCCGCTGCGGCTGTTGCCGAAGGAAATCAACGGTGTGCGCATCGTCGGGATCGACGTGCCGGGCTTCGGCATTCCGACTCACGCCGAGGCCAAGGACGTTCTGGCCGGCGCGATGCTGAACTACGCGCGGCAAGAGATCAAGGCCGGACCCGTCGCCGCCCCTGACGGGGGCGTCTCCGACAGGCCGACCGTCACGCTCTTGGGCGAGATGTTCCCCGCCGATCCGGTAATGATCGGTCAAATGCTGGCACCAATGGGGCTGGCCGCCGGGCCGGTGGTGCCGTGCCGGGAGTGGCGGGAGCTTTATGCTGCGCTGGATTGTGGTGCGGTGGCGGCGATCCATCCGTTCTATACCGCCGCCGTGCGGGAGTTCGAGGCGGCCGGGCGGCCTGTTGTGGGGTCTGCGCCTGTCGGACGGGACGGGACGGCGGCGTGGCTGAGTGCGATTGGCGATGCCTTTGGTGTGCCTGCGGACAAGGTGGCGCAGGCGCAGAATGCGTTCCTGCCGGCGATCGAGGCGGCCTTGGGCGCAAAGAAAATCGACGGGACCATCACGCTGTCGGGCTATGAAGGCAGCGAATTGCTGGTGGCCCGCCTGCTGATCGAGAGCGGGGCGCATGTGCCTTATGTCGGCACGGCCTGTGCCAAGAGCCCGTGGTCGGCGGACGACGCGGCCTGGCTGGAGGCCAAAGGCACCAAGGTGCAGTACCGCGCGTCGCTGGAAGACGATTGCGCGGCGATGGAAGCGATCAAGCCGGACCTGGCCATCGGGACGACGCCGGTAGTGCAGAAGGCCAAGGAACTGGGCGTTCCGGGCCTGTACTTTACCAACCTGATTTCCGCGCGGCCGCTTATGGGGCCTGCCGGGGCTGGGAGCCTTGCGGAGGTGGTCAACGCGGCCATCGCCAACAAGGGGCGGATGGACCGGATGCGAGCGTTCTTCGAGGGCGTGGGTGAAGGCGATACCGCCGGGGTCTGGGAAGGCCAGCCCAATGTGCGGGAGGATTTCCGGGCGACGAACCAGAAGAAGCTGGAAAAAGCCGCACGGGCCAAAAAAGCGCAGGAGATGATCTGA